One genomic segment of Candidatus Bathyarchaeota archaeon includes these proteins:
- a CDS encoding formylmethanofuran dehydrogenase subunit B produces MTTEVKSVVCPICGCLCDDLEVTVKNNEIVKMKNGCSVCEAKMVHGYKSDERILQPHIRKDGKLIPVTMNEAIHRAAEILTDAKYPLLFGWTSSTSEAQRIGVMLAEELGSTLDNCCSVCHGPSVMATQEIGLPTATLGQIRHRADLIVYWACNPWTSHPRHVERYTAFTEGRFEASEWKSYLEKMKGGASRKKVEAASRRILPGYRPPIRPDVCTVNPPPQTIQKEGRKMIVVDVRKTMTAEAADYFIQVQPNKDYEIIEALRCLVRDQELDVEKVGGVSVDYLRDVADAMVNCNFGVIYFGLGMTQSAGRFRNIELAIALTRDLNRKTKFVISPMRGHFNVTGANVVFAWSTGYPYALDFTQGYPLYNPGEFTAVDLLKRGDNDATLVISADPGAHFPKAAVKNMMKHPLITINPDWNAISRLGDVVFPTQWCGIESEGTAYRMDAVPISLKKVVDAPQGILSDEQLLTRILDEIRAIKVKRGDMVEQAEVKLPEHLVKEKAEKVCPKAKTKPKPKKVVKKKVAA; encoded by the coding sequence GCGGTTGCCTCTGTGATGACCTAGAAGTAACCGTGAAAAACAATGAAATTGTAAAAATGAAAAATGGCTGCTCTGTATGCGAAGCTAAAATGGTTCACGGATACAAAAGTGACGAACGCATCCTGCAACCTCACATACGCAAAGACGGCAAACTTATACCAGTTACAATGAATGAGGCAATTCACCGAGCAGCAGAAATCCTAACAGACGCCAAATATCCCTTGCTTTTCGGTTGGACCAGTTCCACCAGTGAAGCACAACGCATTGGTGTAATGTTAGCTGAAGAATTAGGGTCAACCCTTGATAACTGTTGCAGTGTATGCCACGGTCCATCAGTTATGGCAACGCAAGAAATTGGTCTTCCAACCGCAACTCTTGGGCAAATCAGGCACCGTGCAGACTTAATTGTTTACTGGGCATGCAATCCGTGGACTTCTCATCCCCGTCATGTTGAACGATATACAGCCTTCACAGAGGGCCGCTTCGAAGCAAGCGAATGGAAATCTTACTTAGAAAAAATGAAGGGTGGAGCTAGCCGCAAAAAAGTTGAGGCAGCGTCACGTAGAATTCTCCCAGGTTACCGCCCACCAATCCGCCCAGATGTTTGTACCGTTAACCCGCCACCACAAACCATCCAAAAAGAAGGGCGTAAAATGATTGTGGTTGACGTGCGCAAAACCATGACTGCGGAAGCAGCAGACTACTTTATTCAGGTTCAACCAAACAAGGACTACGAAATAATTGAAGCCTTAAGATGTTTAGTTCGCGACCAAGAACTGGACGTTGAAAAAGTTGGGGGTGTCTCAGTTGATTACCTGCGAGATGTTGCTGATGCAATGGTGAACTGCAATTTTGGCGTAATCTACTTCGGCTTAGGCATGACCCAAAGCGCAGGCAGATTCCGCAACATTGAACTTGCAATCGCCCTAACTCGTGATCTAAACAGGAAAACAAAATTCGTAATTTCCCCTATGCGTGGACACTTTAACGTTACAGGCGCAAACGTTGTGTTTGCTTGGTCAACAGGATATCCATACGCGCTTGACTTCACACAAGGTTACCCGCTGTATAATCCTGGCGAATTCACGGCAGTTGACTTGCTCAAACGTGGCGACAACGACGCAACACTAGTAATCTCAGCAGACCCAGGTGCGCACTTCCCCAAAGCTGCGGTCAAAAATATGATGAAGCATCCATTAATCACAATTAACCCCGATTGGAACGCAATCTCAAGACTAGGTGATGTCGTGTTTCCGACACAGTGGTGCGGTATAGAATCTGAGGGCACAGCTTATCGTATGGATGCTGTTCCAATTTCACTTAAAAAAGTGGTCGATGCACCTCAGGGCATCTTAAGTGATGAGCAGCTCTTAACACGTATTCTTGACGAGATTCGTGCTATCAAAGTGAAGCGGGGTGACATGGTAGAGCAAGCAGAAGTTAAACTGCCTGAACACTTGGTTAAGGAAAAAGCTGAAAAGGTTTGTCCTAAAGCTAAAACTAAACCTAAGCCTAAGAAAGTAGTGAAAAAGAAGGTGGCTGCGTAA
- a CDS encoding formylmethanofuran dehydrogenase subunit A translates to MTEILIKNGFVIDPLNKINCEKMDIAIKDDKIVNKVSSKAKVIDASGMTVMAGGVDIHSHVAGAEVNMGRMIRPEDHVKDVVKKTAITRAGTGYSIPSTFVTGYRYSTMGYTSVFNGSIAPLKAKHAHEELNDIPLMDKGTYVLTGDWWLVLENLAKGDVDECARLVAWLLRASRGYAIKIVNPGGLESWGFGHNVHSIDDQVPNFCVTPREIMRGLVKVNTKLNLPHTIHLHTNNLGVPGNYQTTLDTMKALEDLQTGDKPIAHITHIQFASFKGENWGKFKSGAEEIANYMNAHTHMTLDMGQVTFADTTTMTADGPFEFSLYELGGHNKWVNSDIETESSGGIIPFHYKKNSPVNALQWSIGLEIALLIKDPWKIFMTTDHPNGGPFVDYPKVLAWLYSKKARDATLAKCHKSARRKSLLPSIDRELTLYEIAIMTRAGTAKALGLPNKGHLGVGADADVAIYNLNPETLDIAQKFRTARKALTDSAYTIKDGVIVSKDGQVVDSGVRGRTMWVDVKTKDACRITDDMKRKFKEYWTIEYENYPVTDHYVKVSDKLTIKASV, encoded by the coding sequence ATGACTGAGATTCTTATAAAAAATGGTTTTGTAATTGATCCTCTGAACAAGATTAATTGTGAAAAGATGGATATAGCCATCAAAGACGACAAAATCGTCAACAAAGTCAGCAGTAAAGCCAAAGTCATCGACGCTTCTGGCATGACTGTTATGGCTGGTGGAGTAGATATTCACAGTCACGTTGCAGGCGCAGAAGTTAACATGGGCCGAATGATTCGCCCAGAAGACCACGTCAAAGATGTCGTGAAGAAAACCGCCATCACCCGTGCAGGCACAGGCTACTCCATTCCCTCAACCTTCGTTACAGGTTACCGCTACTCAACAATGGGTTACACTTCTGTCTTCAACGGTTCTATTGCGCCACTGAAAGCAAAACACGCTCACGAAGAACTAAACGATATTCCATTAATGGATAAAGGTACATACGTTTTAACGGGTGACTGGTGGCTTGTACTGGAAAACCTTGCTAAGGGCGATGTAGATGAATGTGCGCGTCTCGTAGCTTGGCTTCTGAGGGCTTCACGGGGGTATGCAATCAAAATCGTTAACCCAGGTGGCTTGGAATCTTGGGGATTTGGTCACAATGTACACAGCATCGACGATCAAGTTCCTAACTTCTGTGTTACACCCAGAGAAATCATGCGTGGGCTAGTCAAAGTTAACACAAAACTAAACCTACCTCACACGATTCACCTTCACACTAACAACCTCGGAGTTCCAGGTAACTACCAAACAACTTTAGACACCATGAAAGCCCTCGAAGACCTCCAAACAGGTGACAAACCAATTGCCCACATCACCCACATTCAATTTGCTTCATTTAAAGGCGAAAACTGGGGTAAATTCAAATCCGGTGCAGAAGAAATCGCCAACTACATGAACGCTCATACTCACATGACATTGGACATGGGTCAAGTCACTTTTGCTGACACCACAACCATGACTGCAGATGGTCCCTTCGAGTTTAGTCTATACGAGCTTGGTGGACACAACAAATGGGTTAACAGTGACATCGAAACTGAAAGCAGCGGCGGTATCATACCTTTCCACTACAAGAAAAACAGCCCAGTCAATGCGTTACAGTGGTCTATTGGTTTAGAAATTGCGCTTTTGATTAAGGATCCATGGAAAATCTTCATGACAACAGACCACCCCAACGGTGGACCATTTGTTGATTACCCCAAAGTATTAGCTTGGCTCTACAGCAAGAAAGCTCGCGACGCTACCCTTGCAAAATGCCACAAAAGCGCCCGCAGAAAGAGCTTGCTTCCCTCAATTGATCGCGAGTTAACACTTTACGAAATCGCAATCATGACTCGCGCAGGTACTGCTAAAGCCTTAGGTTTGCCCAATAAGGGTCACCTCGGCGTAGGCGCAGATGCGGACGTAGCTATTTACAATTTGAATCCTGAAACTTTGGATATTGCCCAAAAGTTCCGTACTGCACGCAAAGCGCTCACGGATTCAGCTTACACGATCAAAGATGGTGTCATCGTTTCTAAAGATGGTCAAGTGGTTGACAGTGGTGTGCGGGGTAGAACCATGTGGGTTGATGTGAAAACCAAAGATGCCTGCAGAATCACCGATGACATGAAACGCAAATTTAAAGAGTACTGGACAATTGAATATGAAAACTACCCAGTAACCGACCACTACGTGAAGGTTTCCGATAAACTAACAATAAAGGCAAGTGTCTAA
- a CDS encoding formylmethanofuran dehydrogenase subunit C, with amino-acid sequence MITLTPKRKFDAPIQAPCINPDTFQGKKRSEIAKLPLTEGNRNFTLGDLFEIVEDKTESPSITINADVSRVKRIGQGMTSGEIVINSDVGMHTGEKMSGGKITVNGNAGDWTGSEMKGGIIQVNGDAGDYTASPYRGTSTGMKGGQIIVTGNVGTEVGGYMRGGLIKVGGNAGRFLGYHMIDGVIFIEKQTEYRIGACMTGGKIILGGEVEELLPSFTIDGVKPKVKINKETSVQGPFYVFLGDMAEHGTGKLFVNKANNPALKSYEKYL; translated from the coding sequence ATGATAACTCTAACCCCAAAACGCAAATTTGACGCACCCATCCAAGCACCATGCATAAACCCTGACACATTCCAAGGCAAAAAACGCTCCGAAATAGCCAAGCTACCCTTAACAGAAGGCAACCGAAACTTCACCTTGGGCGACCTTTTTGAAATCGTTGAAGACAAAACCGAATCACCCTCAATTACAATCAACGCAGATGTATCACGTGTCAAACGCATTGGGCAAGGCATGACCAGCGGCGAAATCGTCATCAACAGTGACGTAGGCATGCACACAGGCGAAAAAATGAGCGGTGGAAAAATCACTGTCAACGGCAATGCAGGCGACTGGACTGGTAGCGAAATGAAAGGTGGAATTATTCAAGTTAACGGGGATGCAGGCGATTATACTGCTTCACCATATCGAGGCACAAGCACTGGCATGAAAGGCGGACAAATAATTGTCACTGGTAATGTAGGCACAGAAGTTGGCGGTTACATGCGTGGTGGACTCATAAAAGTTGGCGGTAACGCAGGTAGATTCCTCGGTTACCACATGATTGATGGCGTAATCTTTATTGAAAAACAAACCGAATACCGCATCGGCGCATGCATGACTGGAGGCAAAATCATTTTAGGCGGCGAAGTAGAAGAACTCCTGCCATCATTCACAATTGACGGCGTTAAACCTAAAGTCAAAATTAACAAAGAAACATCTGTGCAGGGACCCTTCTACGTGTTCCTTGGCGACATGGCAGAACACGGCACAGGCAAACTCTTCGTCAACAAAGCAAATAATCCAGCGCTGAAATCTTATGAAAAATATCTCTAA